One Streptococcus sp. DTU_2020_1001019_1_SI_AUS_MUR_006 DNA window includes the following coding sequences:
- a CDS encoding aminodeoxychorismate/anthranilate synthase component II, with protein MILLIDNYDSFTYNLAQYIGNFAKVQVLRNDDPTLYEEATKADGLVFSPGPGWPADAGKMEEMIRDFAGKKPILGICLGHQAIAEVFGGKLGLAPKVMHGKQSQIRFETPSVLYQGIEDNRPVMRYHSILIEEMPEEFEVTARSTDDQAIMGIQHKTLPIYGLQYHPESIGTPDGLSSIQNFIEKVLK; from the coding sequence ATGATTTTATTGATTGATAATTATGATTCATTTACCTATAACCTAGCCCAATACATTGGGAATTTCGCAAAAGTTCAGGTTTTGAGAAATGATGATCCAACTCTTTATGAAGAAGCTACAAAGGCAGATGGATTAGTCTTTTCTCCTGGTCCAGGTTGGCCAGCTGATGCTGGGAAGATGGAAGAAATGATTCGTGATTTTGCAGGTAAGAAACCGATTCTAGGGATTTGTTTGGGACACCAAGCCATCGCGGAAGTCTTCGGTGGTAAGTTGGGTTTGGCTCCTAAAGTTATGCACGGCAAACAAAGCCAGATTCGATTTGAGACTCCTTCCGTTCTCTATCAAGGAATCGAGGACAATCGTCCAGTCATGCGTTACCACAGTATTTTAATTGAAGAGATGCCAGAAGAGTTTGAAGTGACAGCTCGTTCGACAGATGACCAAGCCATTATGGGTATTCAACACAAAACCTTGCCGATTTATGGCTTGCAGTATCATCCAGAAAGTATTGGAACGCCAGATGGCCTATCGTCTATTCAGAATTTTATCGAGAAAGTTTTAAAGTGA
- a CDS encoding sugar transferase has translation MLKWEELPQEMQLSEVKPYYQLVSRRKGSLIFKRCLDLFLAVVLLILTSPLFLILSIWIKLDSKGPVIYKQVRVTQYNHHFKIWKFRTMVTDADKKGSLVTSANDSRITKVGNFIRRVRLDELPQLVNVLKGEMSFVGTRPEVPRYTEQYSPEMMATLLLPAGITSLASINYKDEDAIISQMTTKGMTVDQAYVERVLPEKMHFNLAYLRDFSFFGDIKIMFQTVVEVLK, from the coding sequence AGAAATGCAATTGAGCGAGGTAAAACCATACTACCAGCTTGTGTCTAGAAGAAAAGGCTCATTGATTTTCAAGCGTTGTCTAGATTTGTTTCTAGCCGTAGTCTTGTTAATCTTGACCTCCCCCTTATTTCTGATTCTAAGCATCTGGATCAAGCTAGATAGCAAGGGTCCAGTTATTTACAAGCAAGTGCGGGTAACCCAGTACAACCATCATTTCAAGATTTGGAAATTCCGGACTATGGTGACAGATGCTGATAAAAAAGGAAGTCTAGTAACTTCTGCAAATGACAGTCGTATCACAAAAGTTGGAAATTTCATTCGACGTGTGCGTTTGGATGAACTGCCTCAGCTGGTTAATGTCCTCAAAGGAGAGATGTCCTTTGTAGGAACACGCCCAGAAGTACCACGCTACACAGAGCAGTATAGCCCTGAAATGATGGCTACCTTGCTCTTACCTGCAGGGATTACATCGCTTGCCAGCATTAACTATAAGGACGAGGATGCCATCATCAGTCAAATGACTACAAAAGGTATGACAGTTGATCAGGCTTATGTGGAAAGAGTCCTTCCAGAAAAAATGCACTTTAACCTAGCCTATCTACGTGATTTTAGTTTCTTCGGAGATATCAAGATCATGTTCCAGACTGTAGTTGAAGTTTTAAAATAA
- the trpB gene encoding tryptophan synthase subunit beta, which translates to MTTKGYFGQFGGSFVPEPIQVLLDELEVTFEKYKDDPEFLAEFRHYLKDYSGRETPLYFAESLTEHLGGAKIYLKREDLNHLGSHKLNNVLGQILLAKRMGKKRVIAETGAGQHGVATAAAAAKFGMACDVYMGAEDVERQRLNVFRMEMMGATVHAVETGTRTLKDAVDAAFGAWMNDLEAFYVLGSAVGPHPYPTIVHEFQKVISEESRRQILEKEGRLPDYVIACVGGGSNAIGAFSQYVADEEVKLVGVEAAGHGLDTDKHAATMTKGSVGIVDGMKTYAVFGEDGNVAPVYSISAGLDYPGVGPEHAFFKDSGRVEYVAATDEEAVQALLLLSKTEGIIPAIESSHAIAEAVKRAPKLSRDEIIIINVSGRGDKDVAAIADYLEAKK; encoded by the coding sequence ATGACAACTAAAGGATATTTTGGACAATTTGGTGGTAGTTTTGTACCAGAACCAATTCAGGTTTTGCTAGATGAATTGGAAGTGACTTTTGAAAAATACAAGGACGATCCAGAGTTTTTAGCTGAGTTTCGCCATTACTTGAAGGATTATTCAGGTCGCGAAACACCGCTCTATTTTGCAGAAAGTTTGACAGAGCACCTAGGTGGAGCTAAGATTTATCTCAAGCGCGAAGATCTGAATCACCTTGGATCTCACAAACTTAATAATGTTTTGGGTCAAATCCTTCTAGCAAAACGCATGGGTAAAAAACGTGTGATTGCTGAGACAGGAGCTGGCCAGCACGGCGTTGCGACTGCGGCTGCTGCAGCCAAATTTGGTATGGCATGTGATGTCTACATGGGGGCAGAAGATGTGGAGCGTCAACGTCTCAATGTCTTCCGCATGGAGATGATGGGAGCAACCGTTCACGCAGTTGAAACAGGAACACGTACTCTGAAGGATGCGGTTGATGCAGCTTTTGGAGCCTGGATGAATGACCTTGAAGCTTTCTATGTTCTAGGTTCAGCTGTAGGTCCTCACCCTTATCCAACCATTGTCCATGAGTTTCAAAAAGTCATCAGTGAAGAATCTCGTCGTCAAATCTTGGAAAAAGAAGGACGTTTGCCAGACTACGTCATTGCCTGTGTGGGTGGTGGTTCTAATGCCATCGGTGCCTTCTCGCAGTATGTAGCTGATGAAGAAGTTAAATTGGTTGGGGTAGAAGCTGCTGGTCACGGTTTAGATACCGATAAACACGCGGCAACAATGACCAAGGGTAGTGTAGGAATTGTCGATGGAATGAAAACCTATGCAGTCTTTGGTGAAGATGGAAATGTTGCACCTGTTTACTCTATCTCTGCTGGTTTAGACTATCCAGGGGTTGGACCAGAACACGCCTTCTTTAAAGACTCTGGTCGTGTAGAGTATGTTGCAGCGACTGATGAAGAGGCTGTTCAAGCCTTGCTTCTACTTAGCAAGACTGAAGGAATTATCCCAGCTATTGAAAGCTCCCATGCTATCGCAGAAGCAGTCAAACGAGCACCAAAACTAAGTAGAGATGAGATTATCATCATTAATGTCTCTGGTCGTGGAGACAAGGACGTAGCTGCTATTGCAGACTACCTTGAAGCTAAAAAATAA
- the trpE gene encoding anthranilate synthase component I: protein MERIIHGDVLSPILAYMRLNGQHKVILESIPREKENARFSILAYNPVFEIKFENGVLYQNGQVIDRDPLDFLYEVTQKSQHHSDLPFGGGAIGFVGYDMISLYEEIGQLPEDTIGTPDMHFFVYESYMVFDHKKEKIHIIEDALYSDRSNEELEAALDQALEELKIPASNEFEDLDLSPLQFRPHIAPQKFEEMVETARDLIRNGDMFQCVLSQRFSAEVTGNPFDFYRNLRVTNPSNYLYFYDFGDYQIIGASPESLVSVKNGIVTTNPIAGTGPRGANDEEDAALASNLLSDEKETAEHRMLVDLGRNDIGRIAETASVQVTKYMEVELFRYVMHLTSVVKGRLLPELTAMDALKATLPAGTVSGAPKIRAMKRIYELETEKRGVYAGAIGYLSATGDMDFAIAIRTMILKNKTAYVQAGAGIVYDSIAQNEYQETINKAKSMTRMGELRP, encoded by the coding sequence ATGGAACGAATCATTCATGGAGATGTTTTATCACCAATCTTGGCGTATATGCGCTTGAACGGACAACACAAGGTCATACTTGAAAGTATCCCAAGAGAAAAAGAAAATGCTCGATTTTCTATCTTGGCTTATAATCCAGTTTTTGAGATTAAGTTTGAGAATGGAGTTCTTTATCAAAATGGCCAAGTGATTGATCGTGACCCATTGGATTTCCTTTATGAGGTGACACAAAAGAGTCAGCATCATTCAGACCTACCTTTTGGTGGTGGAGCGATTGGCTTTGTTGGTTACGACATGATTTCTCTTTACGAAGAGATTGGCCAGCTTCCTGAGGATACGATTGGGACGCCAGATATGCATTTCTTTGTTTACGAGAGTTATATGGTATTTGACCACAAGAAAGAAAAAATTCATATCATCGAGGATGCTCTTTACAGTGATCGAAGCAATGAAGAACTAGAAGCGGCTTTGGATCAAGCTTTAGAGGAGTTAAAAATCCCAGCATCAAATGAATTTGAAGATTTGGACCTTTCTCCACTTCAGTTTAGACCACATATCGCTCCTCAGAAATTTGAAGAAATGGTAGAAACAGCTCGCGACTTGATTCGTAACGGAGATATGTTCCAATGCGTGCTCAGTCAGCGTTTCTCAGCAGAAGTAACTGGAAATCCTTTTGACTTCTACAGAAATCTCCGAGTAACAAATCCATCAAATTACCTATACTTTTATGACTTTGGAGATTATCAAATCATCGGTGCCAGTCCTGAGAGTTTGGTTTCCGTAAAAAACGGCATTGTAACAACCAATCCGATTGCCGGTACGGGACCTAGAGGTGCCAATGACGAGGAAGATGCAGCATTAGCTAGTAATCTACTTTCTGATGAAAAGGAGACGGCAGAACACCGAATGCTAGTGGACCTAGGACGCAATGATATCGGTAGAATTGCTGAAACAGCAAGTGTCCAAGTAACCAAGTATATGGAAGTGGAACTTTTCCGCTATGTCATGCATTTGACCAGCGTAGTTAAAGGACGTTTGTTACCAGAACTCACTGCCATGGATGCCTTGAAGGCGACTCTTCCGGCAGGAACAGTATCGGGGGCCCCTAAGATTCGGGCCATGAAACGCATCTATGAGTTGGAAACAGAGAAGCGAGGCGTTTATGCCGGAGCTATCGGCTACCTTTCAGCAACTGGAGATATGGACTTTGCCATTGCAATTCGAACCATGATTCTAAAAAATAAAACAGCCTATGTGCAGGCTGGAGCAGGAATTGTTTATGATTCTATCGCCCAAAACGAATACCAAGAAACCATTAACAAAGCTAAATCTATGACTAGAATGGGAGAACTAAGACCATGA
- the trpD gene encoding anthranilate phosphoribosyltransferase, producing the protein MKEIIEKLANFEDLSSVEMTDVIERIVTGRVTEAQIASLLLALKMKGETPEERTALAQVMRGHAQHIPTNIQDAMDNCGTGGDKSFSFNISTTAAFVLAGGGIHMAKHGNRSISSKSGSADVLQALGINIDLKPSQLGKVFDQTGIVFLFAKNMHPAMKYIMPARLELGIPTIMNLTGPLIHPMVLETQLLGISRPELLESTAQVLKNMGRKRAIVVAGPQGLDEAGLNGTTSIALLENGEITLSTFTPEDLGMERIAIEDIRGGNAHENAAILVSVLNNEPSPFLETTVLNAGLGFYANGKTDSIKDGVELARQVIASGKALEKLRLLQEYQR; encoded by the coding sequence ATGAAAGAAATTATTGAAAAATTAGCGAACTTTGAAGATTTATCAAGTGTTGAAATGACAGATGTGATCGAACGCATCGTAACAGGGCGAGTGACAGAAGCACAAATCGCTTCACTTCTTTTAGCCCTCAAGATGAAGGGAGAAACACCTGAAGAAAGAACAGCCCTCGCCCAAGTTATGAGAGGACATGCTCAACACATTCCAACCAACATTCAAGATGCTATGGATAATTGTGGTACAGGTGGAGATAAGTCATTTAGCTTCAACATTTCTACAACTGCAGCCTTTGTCTTGGCAGGTGGAGGAATCCACATGGCTAAACATGGAAATCGCTCTATTTCTTCTAAATCTGGTTCAGCAGATGTCTTGCAAGCTTTGGGAATCAATATTGACCTTAAACCATCACAATTGGGTAAGGTATTTGACCAAACAGGAATTGTCTTTCTCTTCGCCAAAAACATGCACCCAGCTATGAAATATATCATGCCAGCACGCTTGGAGTTGGGAATTCCAACTATCATGAATTTGACAGGTCCACTGATTCACCCAATGGTCTTGGAAACACAGCTTCTAGGAATTAGTCGTCCAGAACTTCTAGAAAGTACAGCTCAGGTTTTGAAAAACATGGGTCGAAAACGTGCTATCGTAGTAGCTGGTCCACAAGGATTGGATGAAGCTGGTTTGAATGGTACTACCAGCATTGCCCTTCTTGAAAATGGTGAAATCACTTTGTCAACCTTTACTCCAGAAGATTTGGGAATGGAACGCATTGCCATTGAGGACATTCGTGGCGGAAATGCGCATGAGAATGCAGCCATTCTTGTCAGTGTTCTTAATAACGAACCAAGTCCATTCTTGGAAACAACCGTTTTAAATGCTGGTCTAGGATTCTACGCCAATGGTAAAACAGACAGTATCAAGGACGGAGTTGAATTGGCACGTCAAGTAATTGCCAGTGGTAAGGCCCTTGAAAAACTCAGACTATTACAGGAGTATCAAAGATGA
- a CDS encoding DegT/DnrJ/EryC1/StrS aminotransferase family protein, with translation MTKYNIPFSPPDITEAEIAEVADTLRSGWITTGPKTKELERCLSVYTQTPKTVCLNSATAALELILRVLEVGPGDEVIVPAMTYTASCSVITHVGATPVMVDIQADTFEMDYDKLEQAITEKTKVIIPVELAGIICDYDRLFQVVEKKRDLFKAASKWQKAFNRIVIVSDSAHALGSTYKGQPAGSIADFTSFSFHAVKNFTTAEGGSATWKANPAIDDEEMYKEFQILSLHGQTKDALAKMQLGSWEYDIVTPAYKCNMTDIMASLGLVQLDRYPGLLQRRKEIVTRYDRGFAGTPIHPLAHETDTVESCRHLYITHVEGASLEQRNQIIQELAKAGIASNVHYKPLPLLTAYKNLGFDMADYPKAYAFFENEITLPLHTKLTDEEVDYIIETFVRVSEEVLGSK, from the coding sequence ATGACAAAGTATAATATTCCATTTTCACCACCCGATATTACCGAAGCTGAAATTGCTGAAGTAGCTGATACCCTTCGTTCTGGTTGGATCACAACAGGTCCAAAGACAAAAGAATTAGAACGTTGTCTATCTGTCTATACTCAGACACCTAAGACAGTCTGCCTCAACTCTGCAACAGCAGCTCTTGAATTGATCTTGCGCGTGCTTGAAGTAGGACCTGGTGACGAAGTTATCGTTCCAGCTATGACCTACACAGCATCATGTAGTGTCATCACCCACGTAGGTGCTACACCAGTTATGGTTGATATCCAAGCTGATACCTTTGAAATGGACTATGACAAGCTTGAGCAAGCTATTACTGAGAAGACTAAAGTCATCATCCCGGTAGAACTAGCAGGGATTATCTGTGACTATGACCGTTTGTTCCAAGTTGTTGAGAAGAAACGTGACCTCTTTAAAGCTGCTAGCAAGTGGCAAAAGGCCTTTAACCGTATTGTGATTGTCTCTGATAGTGCCCACGCTTTGGGTTCAACCTACAAGGGACAACCAGCCGGTTCAATTGCAGACTTCACATCATTCTCTTTCCACGCAGTCAAGAATTTTACAACTGCAGAAGGAGGAAGTGCCACTTGGAAAGCCAATCCAGCGATTGATGATGAAGAAATGTATAAGGAATTCCAAATCCTTTCCCTCCATGGTCAAACAAAAGATGCTCTTGCCAAGATGCAACTAGGATCATGGGAATACGATATCGTAACACCCGCATACAAGTGCAATATGACTGATATCATGGCTTCGCTTGGTTTGGTACAGTTGGACCGTTATCCTGGCTTGCTTCAACGTCGTAAAGAAATCGTAACTCGCTATGACCGTGGATTTGCAGGAACTCCTATCCATCCATTGGCTCATGAGACAGATACTGTTGAATCTTGTCGTCACCTTTACATCACCCATGTAGAAGGTGCTAGTCTCGAACAACGTAATCAAATCATTCAAGAATTGGCTAAGGCAGGAATCGCAAGTAACGTTCACTACAAACCACTTCCACTTTTGACAGCCTATAAGAATCTTGGTTTCGATATGGCAGATTATCCAAAGGCTTATGCCTTCTTTGAAAATGAAATTACGCTTCCTCTTCATACAAAATTAACGGATGAAGAAGTAGATTATATCATTGAGACTTTTGTCAGAGTTTCTGAAGAAGTTCTAGGTTCTAAATAA
- the trpC gene encoding indole-3-glycerol phosphate synthase TrpC: MSQEFLSRILEQKAREVEMMEREELQPLRESYRLAEYLKNHQDRLQIIAEVKKASPSMGDINLDVDIVQQAQTYEANGAVMISVLTDEVFFKGHLDYLREISNQVQIPTLNKDFIIDEKQIIRARNAGATVILLIVAALSEERLKELYDYATELGLEVLVETHNLAELEVAHRLGAQIIGVNNRNLTTFEVDLQTSVDLAQYFKDDCFYISESAIFTEEDAKRVAPYFNGILVGTALMQAEDVAQRIKELQIDKG, from the coding sequence ATGAGTCAGGAATTTTTATCACGTATCCTAGAGCAAAAGGCGCGTGAAGTTGAAATGATGGAGCGAGAGGAGCTTCAACCCTTGCGTGAAAGCTATCGCTTAGCTGAATATTTGAAAAACCATCAGGACCGTTTGCAAATCATTGCGGAGGTCAAGAAGGCGAGTCCAAGTATGGGTGATATCAATCTGGATGTGGATATCGTTCAACAGGCCCAGACTTATGAAGCGAATGGCGCGGTTATGATTTCTGTTCTGACAGACGAAGTTTTCTTCAAGGGTCATTTGGATTATCTTCGTGAGATTTCCAATCAAGTACAGATTCCGACACTGAACAAGGACTTTATCATCGATGAAAAGCAAATCATCCGTGCTCGCAATGCAGGTGCGACAGTTATCTTGCTCATCGTAGCGGCTTTATCAGAAGAACGCCTCAAGGAACTGTATGACTATGCGACAGAGCTAGGTCTAGAAGTTTTGGTGGAAACTCATAATCTAGCAGAGCTAGAAGTTGCCCACCGTCTTGGCGCTCAAATTATTGGTGTGAATAATCGTAATTTGACTACCTTTGAAGTTGACTTGCAGACTAGCGTAGACTTGGCCCAATACTTTAAGGACGATTGCTTCTACATTTCTGAATCTGCTATTTTTACAGAGGAGGATGCAAAACGTGTTGCACCATACTTTAACGGAATTTTGGTGGGAACAGCCCTCATGCAAGCAGAAGATGTAGCCCAGAGAATCAAGGAGTTGCAGATTGACAAAGGTTAA